In one window of Arachis ipaensis cultivar K30076 chromosome B06, Araip1.1, whole genome shotgun sequence DNA:
- the LOC107604825 gene encoding developmentally-regulated G-protein 3, with protein MATVMQKIKDIEDEMARTQKNKATAHHLGLLKAKLAKLRRELLTPSSKGAGGAGEGFDVTKSGDSRVGLVGFPSVGKSTLLNKLTGTFSEVASYEFTTLTCIPGVITYRGAKIQLLDLPGIIEGAKDGKGRGRQVISTARTCNCILIVLDAIKPITHKRLIEKELEGFGIRLNKEPPNLTFRKKDKGGINLTSTVTNTHLDLDTVKAICSEYKIHNADITLRYDATADDLIDVIEGSRVYMPCIYVVNKIDQITLEELEILDKLPHYCPISAHLEWNLDGLLEKIWEYLNLTRIYTKPKGMNPDYEDPVILSSKRRTVEDFCNRIHKDMLKQFKYALVWGSSAKHKPQRVGKEHELEDEDVVQIIKKV; from the exons ATGGCGACCGTGATGCAGAAAATAAAGGATATCGAAGATGAG ATGGCAAGAACGCAAAAGAACAAGGCTACTGCTCATCATTTGGGCTTGCTGAAG GCTAAACTGGCAAAGCTGCGGAGGGAACTCCTTACTCCTTCATCAAAAGGTGCTGGAGGTGCTGGTGAAGGTTTTGATGTTACTAAAAGTGGTGATTCAAGAGTTGGTCTTGTGGGTTTCCCTTCAGTTGGCAAATCTACTCTACTGAATAAATTGACTGGGACATTCTCAGAG GTTGCTTCCTATGAGTTTACAACCTTAACTTGCATCCCTGGCGTGATAACGTATCGTGGAGCTAAAATTCAG TTGCTGGATCTCCCTGGAATTATTGAGGGTGCTAAAGATGGAAAGGGTAGAGGAAGACAG GTTATCAGTACTGCAAGGACTTGCAATTGTATTTTAATTGTTCTCGATGCCATAAAGCCAATAACTCATAAGCGGCTTATAGAAAAAGAGCTGGAGGGATTTGGTATAAG GTTAAATAAAGAGCCACCAAATCTGACTTTTAGGAAGAAAGATAAAGGTGGAATCAACCTCACTTCAACGGTTACCAACACACATTTGGATCTTGACACTGTGAAGGCTATATGTAGTGAGTACAAAATTCACAATGCAGATATTACTCTCAGATATGATGCTACTGCCGATGACCTTATAGATGTTATCGAGGGAAGTAGAGTATACATGCCTTGCATCTATGTTGTGAACAAGATTGATCAGATCACACTTGAGGAATTAGAGATATTGGATAAGCTACCTCATTACTGCCCAATCAG TGCACACCTGGAGTGGAACCTCGATGGTCTTCTGGAGAAAATTTGGGAATATCTCAATTTAACTCGTATTTATACTAAACCTAAAGGGATGAATCCTGACTACGAGGACCCGGTAATATTGTCATCTAAAAGAAGAACAGTTGAGGACTTCTGCAATCGCATTCACAAGGATATGCTTAAACAGTTTAAGTA TGCTCTGGTCTGGGGTTCAAGTGCGAAGCATAAGCCTCAAAGAGTTGGCAAG GAGCATGAACTTGAAGATGAAGACGTGGTTCAGATTATCAAGAAGGTATAA
- the LOC107604824 gene encoding shikimate kinase 1, chloroplastic: MMGSGKTTVGKILSQVLCYSFFDSDTLIEEEVDGTSVADIFKHYGETFFRDKETEVLRKLSMTHRHVISTGGGAVVRPINWKYMHKGVSIWLDVPVEALAQRITAVGTNSRPLLHSEVGDAYTKTFMRLSSLFEERSQAYANANAKVSLENIAAKLGQKDVSDLTPTAIAIEALEQILGFLKSEDGYC; this comes from the exons ATGATGGGATCTGGAAAGACAACTGTAGGGAAGATTCTGTCACAAGTGCTTTGTTATTCGTTTTTTGATAG CGATACATTGATTGAGGAGGAGGTTGATGGAACTTCAGTAGCTGATATATTCAAGCACTATGGAGAGACTTTTTTCCGTGATAAAGAG ACTGAGGTGTTGCGGAAGTTGTCAATGACGCATAGACATGTTATATCCACGGGCGGAGGTGCTGTTGTGAGGCCTATTAATTG GAAATATATGCACAAAGGGGTTAGCATATGGTTGGATGTACCTGTAGAAGCATTGGCTCAGAGAATAACAGCTGTAGGAACTAATTCTCGCCCACTTCTACATTCTGAAGTAGGAGATGCATACACTAAG ACTTTCATGCGTTTGTCTTCTCTTTTTGAAGAACGAAGCCAAGCATATGCAAATGCCAATGCCAAGGTCTCCTTAGAAA ATATAGCAgcaaaactgggccaaaaagatGTATCAGATTTGACTCCAACTGCTATTGCAATTGAG GCTCTGGAACAAATCCTAGGCTTTCTAAAGAGTGAAGATGGATATTGCTAG